Proteins encoded together in one Drosophila albomicans strain 15112-1751.03 chromosome 2R, ASM965048v2, whole genome shotgun sequence window:
- the LOC117576135 gene encoding uncharacterized protein LOC117576135, translating to MAQFALNSFCKMKFTLLLILCFCLFNLAYGNAVIGTKPPFVRSRYSLRWRKTTTTMSPSTTGRVVEPATSTQHPAAMLGTSTASPDYDYYGTGEAADNLVHK from the exons ACAGTTTGCATTGAACTCATtctgcaaaatgaaattcactTTACTGTTGATTCTCTGCTTTTGCCTATTCAATTTGG CCTATGGCAATGCTGTGATCGGCACTAAGCCGCCGTTTGTGCGGAGCCGTTATAGCCTCCGTTGGCGTAAGACCACAACAACCATGTCACCTAGTACAACAGGTCGTGTCGTGGAGCCGGCCACGTCAACTCAGCATCCAGCAGCCATGCTTGGCACCTCAACAGCCAGTCCAGATTACGACTATTATGGCACCGGGGAAGCTGCCGACAACTTggtgcataaataa